In the genome of Qipengyuania seohaensis, one region contains:
- a CDS encoding PAS domain-containing protein, which translates to MACAVGLTGGNLALALLEQSEDCVKLLTLQGELDYMNCGGMKAMEITDFEEVKGQPWWSLWPAEHRDLVRESFNRAASGHERQFTADCPTAAGTPRRWSVHLKPLVAPAGPVVAVLCTSRDITGVAQLAA; encoded by the coding sequence ATGGCCTGCGCCGTTGGGCTGACCGGAGGCAATCTCGCCCTCGCCCTGCTGGAACAGAGCGAGGACTGCGTCAAGCTGCTCACTCTGCAGGGCGAGCTGGATTACATGAACTGCGGCGGGATGAAGGCGATGGAGATCACCGATTTCGAAGAGGTAAAAGGCCAGCCCTGGTGGTCGCTGTGGCCTGCAGAACACCGCGATTTGGTTCGCGAAAGCTTCAATCGTGCGGCATCGGGTCATGAACGCCAATTCACTGCCGATTGCCCCACGGCGGCTGGGACACCGCGCCGGTGGAGCGTTCATTTGAAACCCCTCGTCGCGCCTGCGGGACCTGTCGTTGCTGTCCTGTGCACATCGCGGGACATTACCGGGGTGGCGCAGCTGGCTGCCTAG
- a CDS encoding acyl-CoA dehydrogenase C-terminal domain-containing protein, whose amino-acid sequence MPIYTAPTRDTRFVVNELLELGSYGNLPGFEMVSEDVTEAVINEGGKFCAEVLAPLNRIGDEHGCVRNEDGSVTTPPGFKEAFDQFREAGWGTIAAPEEFGGQGMPHVLGFVMEEFIASANQAFGMYPGLTNGAISALIAKGSQEQKEKYLPKMISNEWTGTMNLTEPHCGTDLGMIRTKAVPNGDGSYAITGTKIFISAGEHDMADNIIHLVLAKTPGAPDSTKGISLFVVPKFIVNEDGTPGERNGVSCGSIEEKMGIHGNSTCVLNYDGATGWMVGEENKGLAAMFIMMNAARLGVGIQGLSQAEAAYQNAVAYALDRRQGRALSGPAEPEAQADPIFVHPDVRRMLMDAKAFTEGMRALCLWGALLVDLTHKAQTEEEREQADLLIGLMTPVIKGYGTDKGYEVATNMQQVFGGHGYIEEWGMSQFVRDARIAQIYEGTNGVQAMDLCGRKLAQKGGAAVQAFFKVVGEEIAAAKEVEATKDMAEQLEKALGQQQAATMWFMNNAMQNPNHLGAGAHHYMHIMGIVTLGLMWLKMAKIAAAKVGSAGDDKAFYEQKLATARYYMDRYLPDAGALRRKLETGADSMMALGEEAFQTAA is encoded by the coding sequence ATGCCAATCTACACCGCACCCACCCGTGACACCCGCTTCGTCGTGAACGAGCTGCTGGAACTCGGCAGCTACGGAAACCTGCCCGGTTTCGAAATGGTCAGCGAAGACGTGACCGAAGCGGTCATCAACGAAGGCGGAAAGTTCTGTGCCGAGGTGCTGGCTCCGCTCAATCGCATCGGCGATGAACACGGCTGCGTGCGCAACGAAGACGGCTCGGTCACCACGCCCCCCGGCTTCAAGGAAGCGTTCGACCAGTTCCGCGAGGCCGGTTGGGGCACGATCGCTGCTCCGGAAGAATTCGGCGGACAGGGTATGCCGCACGTTCTCGGCTTCGTGATGGAAGAGTTTATCGCCAGCGCCAACCAGGCGTTCGGCATGTATCCGGGCCTTACCAATGGTGCGATTTCGGCACTGATCGCCAAGGGTTCGCAGGAGCAGAAGGAGAAATATCTCCCCAAGATGATCTCCAACGAGTGGACCGGCACCATGAACCTGACCGAACCCCATTGCGGAACGGATTTAGGCATGATCCGCACCAAGGCTGTGCCGAATGGCGACGGTTCGTATGCGATCACGGGTACCAAGATCTTCATCTCCGCCGGCGAACACGACATGGCGGACAACATCATCCACCTCGTGCTGGCAAAGACCCCGGGCGCACCGGATTCGACCAAGGGCATCTCGCTGTTCGTGGTTCCGAAGTTCATCGTAAACGAGGATGGCACTCCGGGTGAGCGCAACGGCGTTTCGTGCGGCTCGATCGAGGAAAAGATGGGCATCCACGGAAACTCCACCTGCGTGCTCAACTATGACGGTGCGACGGGCTGGATGGTCGGCGAAGAGAACAAGGGACTCGCTGCCATGTTCATCATGATGAACGCAGCGCGCCTCGGCGTCGGCATCCAGGGCCTGAGCCAGGCCGAAGCCGCCTACCAGAACGCAGTCGCCTACGCGCTCGACCGCCGTCAGGGCCGCGCGCTCAGCGGACCGGCAGAGCCCGAAGCGCAGGCCGACCCAATCTTCGTCCACCCCGACGTTCGCCGCATGCTGATGGATGCTAAGGCGTTCACTGAAGGCATGCGTGCCCTGTGCCTTTGGGGTGCGCTTCTCGTTGACCTAACGCACAAGGCCCAGACCGAGGAAGAACGCGAGCAGGCCGACCTGCTGATCGGTCTCATGACGCCGGTCATCAAGGGCTACGGCACCGACAAGGGCTATGAAGTCGCCACCAACATGCAGCAGGTCTTTGGCGGCCATGGCTACATCGAAGAATGGGGCATGAGCCAGTTCGTGCGCGACGCGCGTATCGCGCAGATCTACGAAGGCACGAACGGCGTTCAGGCCATGGACCTTTGCGGACGCAAGCTCGCCCAGAAGGGCGGCGCGGCCGTGCAGGCTTTCTTCAAGGTCGTCGGCGAGGAAATCGCTGCGGCGAAGGAAGTCGAAGCGACGAAGGACATGGCAGAGCAGCTCGAAAAGGCGCTGGGCCAGCAGCAGGCTGCCACGATGTGGTTCATGAACAATGCGATGCAGAACCCCAATCACCTGGGCGCCGGCGCACACCACTACATGCACATCATGGGCATCGTCACGCTTGGCCTGATGTGGCTGAAGATGGCCAAGATCGCCGCAGCCAAGGTCGGCAGCGCGGGCGATGACAAGGCTTTTTACGAACAGAAGCTGGCTACTGCGCGTTATTACATGGATCGCTATCTCCCAGACGCAGGCGCTTTGCGTCGCAAGCTGGAAACGGGTGCGGACAGCATGATGGCTCTGGGCGAAGAAGCCTTCCAGACCGCTGCTTGA
- a CDS encoding MerR family transcriptional regulator has protein sequence MSQPLRNPSANEDSDRRHAGAHLERPDKLEREQYSISDLTSEFECTARALRFYEDEGLIAPSRVGLTRIYSKRDRARLAWIMRAKNVGFSLTEIREMIDLYDLDDGRAEQRRVTLEKCRRHVAKLKAQRADIDSSIKELTEFISLVEDQLD, from the coding sequence ATGTCTCAGCCTCTCAGAAATCCTTCCGCGAACGAAGATTCCGATCGCCGTCATGCTGGCGCTCATCTCGAACGTCCGGACAAGCTCGAACGTGAGCAATACTCGATCTCCGATCTGACGAGCGAGTTCGAGTGCACGGCGAGGGCGCTTCGTTTCTACGAGGACGAGGGCCTGATCGCTCCCTCCAGGGTCGGTCTGACGCGGATTTATTCCAAGCGTGATCGCGCCCGCCTCGCTTGGATCATGCGCGCGAAGAACGTGGGCTTCTCGCTCACCGAAATCCGCGAGATGATCGACCTTTACGATCTCGACGACGGACGCGCGGAACAGCGCCGCGTTACCCTGGAAAAATGTCGCCGCCACGTGGCCAAGCTCAAGGCACAGCGTGCGGACATCGACAGTTCCATAAAGGAACTGACCGAGTTCATCAGCCTGGTCGAAGACCAGCTCGACTAG
- the hisI gene encoding phosphoribosyl-AMP cyclohydrolase — MSISKTEREQGKVFAPKFDANGLLTAVIVNAANREVLMVAFMDAEALDKTLETGLAHFHSRSRGKLWLKGETSGNVLRVEEIMVDCDQDTLVVSCSPAGPTCHTGATRCFYRKLEDGVLQPVNT, encoded by the coding sequence ATGAGCATTTCCAAGACCGAACGCGAGCAGGGCAAGGTCTTTGCACCCAAGTTCGATGCCAACGGATTACTCACCGCAGTCATCGTGAACGCAGCGAATCGCGAGGTCCTGATGGTCGCTTTCATGGACGCAGAGGCGCTGGACAAGACGCTGGAGACCGGGCTCGCTCACTTTCATTCCCGGTCTCGCGGCAAGCTGTGGTTGAAGGGCGAAACGTCGGGCAATGTCCTGCGGGTCGAAGAGATCATGGTCGACTGTGACCAGGATACCCTGGTCGTCTCCTGCAGTCCGGCAGGACCGACCTGTCATACAGGCGCGACGCGCTGTTTCTATCGCAAGCTCGAAGACGGCGTTCTCCAACCCGTCAATACTTGA
- a CDS encoding ComF family protein, giving the protein MGRLATIRKHLRDGAAPVVDLVYPPRCPACGDAIGEHGGLCQECWSGLAIPGDPSCSLCQRPFGEGASEQERICAPCLGKKPIHDGIAAGTLYTDISRKLVLGFKHGRKIGLAPLLARLMAARVPAGPEGRLIVPVPLHRWRLWTRGFNQAALLGRELERAGRGRMVVDALERTRATPSLGGMGAKARAKILGGAIRVRASMAARLEGRDILLIDDVLTSGATSEACVRALKRAGAKSVVICCFSRVLDEALASATQQNLSK; this is encoded by the coding sequence ATGGGGAGATTAGCCACAATCAGAAAGCATTTGCGCGACGGCGCGGCCCCCGTTGTCGATCTCGTCTATCCCCCGCGCTGTCCAGCTTGCGGCGATGCGATCGGCGAACATGGCGGCCTGTGCCAGGAATGCTGGAGCGGGCTAGCCATTCCGGGCGATCCAAGTTGCAGCCTGTGCCAGCGCCCATTCGGCGAAGGTGCGAGCGAGCAGGAGCGGATATGCGCACCATGCCTCGGCAAGAAACCCATTCACGACGGTATCGCTGCCGGAACGCTATATACGGACATTTCACGCAAGCTCGTCCTCGGGTTTAAGCATGGACGCAAAATCGGCCTTGCACCTTTGCTCGCCCGGCTCATGGCGGCGCGCGTTCCTGCGGGGCCGGAAGGACGGCTGATCGTCCCCGTTCCCCTGCATCGCTGGCGCCTTTGGACACGTGGCTTCAACCAGGCGGCCTTGCTCGGGCGGGAACTTGAACGGGCAGGGCGCGGCAGGATGGTGGTCGATGCGCTGGAGCGGACGAGGGCGACACCCAGCCTCGGCGGGATGGGCGCTAAGGCCCGTGCGAAGATTCTCGGCGGTGCAATAAGAGTTCGCGCGTCCATGGCAGCTCGGCTTGAGGGTCGCGATATTCTTCTGATCGACGACGTGCTGACCAGCGGCGCGACAAGCGAGGCCTGCGTCCGCGCGCTAAAGCGGGCAGGTGCGAAGTCAGTCGTGATCTGCTGTTTCTCGCGGGTCCTCGACGAAGCACTTGCTAGCGCCACGCAACAGAACCTTTCCAAATAA
- a CDS encoding methyltransferase domain-containing protein, whose amino-acid sequence METRSPPRIFSRQRRIAGLRRLLVRQSQRDAARYVMDDMVEDVLERLEFIRLAPKRVLVVGDWTGTLALSLRGNGAAVEETDVRSLDEEAPLRSGPFDLIVSLASLGRVNDLPGALLHLRAALAQDGILLASLIGAGSLANLRRAMIAAEPDRPSARMHPLVDNASASGLMQRALFRRQVVDSRSVEVAFKSLDRLVQDLRDQGLGSSLASAPPPLCKASLERAREAFLSGANDHGRVIETFEILTLTGWKD is encoded by the coding sequence ATGGAAACACGGTCGCCTCCCCGCATTTTCTCGCGCCAACGCCGGATCGCAGGCCTGCGCCGCCTGCTGGTACGCCAGTCCCAGCGCGACGCCGCGCGATACGTGATGGACGACATGGTCGAGGACGTTCTCGAACGGCTCGAATTCATTCGGCTTGCCCCGAAGCGCGTGCTGGTGGTCGGGGACTGGACCGGCACGCTGGCCCTGTCGCTAAGAGGCAACGGCGCAGCGGTTGAAGAGACGGACGTGCGCAGCCTCGACGAAGAGGCGCCGCTACGAAGCGGTCCGTTCGACCTGATCGTCAGCCTCGCCTCACTCGGCCGGGTGAACGACCTGCCTGGTGCCCTGCTCCACCTGCGCGCCGCACTCGCCCAGGACGGCATCCTGCTCGCCAGCTTGATCGGCGCTGGAAGCCTTGCGAACCTGCGCCGCGCCATGATCGCGGCCGAACCGGACCGACCCTCGGCACGAATGCATCCGCTGGTGGACAACGCTTCGGCATCCGGGCTCATGCAAAGAGCCCTGTTCCGCCGCCAGGTGGTCGACAGCCGGAGCGTGGAGGTGGCCTTCAAATCGCTCGACCGACTGGTGCAGGACCTGCGCGACCAAGGCCTCGGCTCCAGCCTTGCCTCCGCACCACCTCCGCTCTGCAAGGCATCTCTCGAAAGAGCGCGAGAGGCATTCCTATCCGGCGCTAACGATCACGGCCGGGTAATCGAAACCTTCGAGATTCTGACCCTAACCGGCTGGAAAGACTAG
- the ppdK gene encoding pyruvate, phosphate dikinase gives MTDTVFTFGGDAPHTNARQKDKTVTGGKGANLAEMASIGLPVPPGFTIATEECLKYLEHGGEFAPELRKAMEVALTHIERTVGKGFGDAADPLLVSVRSGAAVSMPGMMDTVLNLGLNDETVEGLAKTSGDERFAWDSYRRFIQMYSDVVLGLDHGLFEEALEITKEDNGFYADTEMSADDWKVLVAEYKRIVAEEHDAPFPQDPTEQLWGAIRAVFDSWDSERAKVYRRLNDIPHDMGTAVNVQAMVFGNMGDTSATGVAFTRDPSTGEKAYYGEWLVNAQGEDVVAGIRTPQYLTKAAREAAGAKPLSMEEAMPEAYAELARLFDLLERHYTDMQDIEFTVQQGKLWLLQTRNGKRTAKAALKLAVDMVGEGLIDEKTAILRVDPMALDQLLHPTLDPDAPRDVLTTGLPASPGAASGKIVLDADTAELWANRGEKVILVRVETSPEDIHGMHAATGILTARGGMTSHAAVVARGMGRPCVSGASQVAIAREGRTLTIGNRELKEGDTITIDGANGQVMAGEVATIEPELAGDFGVLMEWADKHRRMRVRTNAETETECRMARQFGAEGIGLCRTEHMFFDADRISLVRQMILAEDENGRRAALDQLLPEQRSDFVKIFEVMVGLPCTIRLLDPPLHEFLPHGDAEFEDLAKATGITVDKLRRRAGELHEFNPMLGHRGCRLGITYPEIYEMQARAIFEAACEVAKSSGEAPVPEIMIPLVATRRELELLKDVVDKAAKSVFESSGCTVEYLVGTMIELPRAALMAGEIAEVGEFFSFGTNDLTQTTLGVSRDDAGRFLTTYVDKGIFARDPFVSLDIDGVGQLVELAAERGRATRADIKLGICGEHGGDPASIAFCEATGLDYVSASPYRVPIARLAAAQASLR, from the coding sequence GTGACGGATACAGTCTTCACCTTCGGCGGCGATGCTCCGCATACGAATGCCCGGCAGAAGGACAAGACAGTTACCGGCGGTAAAGGCGCTAATCTTGCCGAAATGGCCAGCATCGGCCTGCCGGTCCCTCCCGGCTTCACCATCGCTACCGAGGAATGCCTCAAATACCTCGAGCATGGCGGCGAGTTCGCTCCTGAACTGCGCAAGGCGATGGAGGTTGCGCTGACCCATATCGAACGCACCGTCGGCAAGGGGTTCGGCGATGCGGCGGATCCGCTGCTCGTCTCGGTCCGCTCGGGTGCGGCTGTTTCGATGCCCGGCATGATGGACACCGTCCTCAACCTCGGCCTGAATGACGAGACGGTGGAAGGCCTCGCGAAGACGTCGGGCGACGAACGCTTCGCCTGGGACAGCTACCGCCGCTTCATCCAGATGTATTCCGACGTGGTGCTTGGCCTCGATCACGGCCTGTTCGAAGAAGCGCTGGAGATAACCAAGGAAGATAACGGCTTCTACGCCGACACGGAAATGTCGGCCGATGACTGGAAGGTGCTGGTCGCCGAGTACAAGCGAATCGTCGCAGAAGAGCACGACGCGCCGTTCCCGCAGGACCCGACCGAGCAGCTCTGGGGCGCCATCCGCGCCGTATTCGACAGCTGGGACAGCGAACGCGCCAAGGTCTACCGCCGCCTCAACGATATTCCCCACGACATGGGCACCGCCGTCAACGTGCAGGCCATGGTGTTCGGCAACATGGGCGATACCAGCGCGACGGGCGTCGCCTTCACCCGCGATCCTTCGACCGGCGAGAAGGCCTATTACGGCGAATGGCTGGTCAATGCGCAGGGCGAGGATGTGGTAGCCGGGATCCGCACCCCGCAGTACCTGACGAAGGCTGCGCGCGAGGCGGCAGGCGCCAAGCCCCTGAGCATGGAAGAGGCGATGCCCGAAGCCTATGCCGAACTGGCGCGCCTGTTCGACCTGCTGGAACGGCATTACACCGACATGCAGGACATCGAATTCACGGTGCAGCAGGGCAAGCTGTGGCTGCTGCAGACCCGCAACGGCAAGCGCACGGCCAAGGCCGCGCTCAAGCTGGCGGTCGACATGGTCGGCGAAGGCCTGATCGACGAAAAGACCGCGATCCTGCGGGTCGATCCGATGGCATTGGACCAGCTTCTCCACCCTACGCTCGACCCCGATGCGCCGCGCGATGTGCTGACCACCGGCCTTCCGGCCTCGCCGGGTGCGGCAAGCGGCAAGATCGTGCTCGATGCCGATACGGCGGAATTGTGGGCCAATCGCGGCGAGAAGGTCATTCTCGTCCGTGTCGAAACCAGCCCGGAAGACATCCACGGCATGCACGCGGCGACCGGCATCCTGACCGCACGCGGCGGCATGACGAGTCACGCAGCCGTGGTTGCGCGCGGAATGGGCCGTCCGTGTGTCTCCGGTGCATCTCAGGTGGCGATCGCGCGTGAAGGGCGGACGCTGACGATCGGTAATCGCGAGCTCAAGGAAGGCGATACGATCACGATCGACGGCGCCAACGGCCAGGTCATGGCGGGCGAGGTCGCCACTATCGAGCCCGAGCTGGCCGGCGACTTCGGCGTGCTGATGGAATGGGCCGACAAGCACCGCCGGATGCGCGTGCGGACCAATGCGGAGACGGAAACCGAATGCCGCATGGCGCGCCAGTTCGGTGCGGAAGGCATCGGCCTTTGCCGGACCGAGCACATGTTCTTCGATGCCGACCGCATCAGCCTGGTTCGCCAGATGATCCTTGCCGAGGACGAGAACGGGCGCCGCGCAGCGCTGGACCAGCTGCTGCCCGAACAACGCAGCGATTTCGTCAAGATCTTCGAAGTCATGGTGGGGCTTCCCTGCACGATCCGTCTTCTCGATCCGCCACTCCACGAATTCCTGCCGCATGGCGATGCCGAGTTCGAGGACCTGGCCAAGGCGACCGGCATTACCGTCGATAAGCTGCGCCGCCGTGCGGGCGAATTGCACGAATTCAACCCGATGCTGGGCCATCGTGGGTGTCGTCTCGGGATCACTTATCCCGAAATCTACGAGATGCAGGCGCGCGCGATCTTCGAGGCTGCGTGCGAAGTCGCCAAGTCGAGCGGCGAGGCACCTGTCCCTGAAATCATGATCCCGCTGGTTGCCACTCGGCGCGAACTCGAATTGCTCAAGGACGTGGTCGACAAGGCGGCCAAATCGGTGTTCGAATCCTCCGGCTGCACTGTCGAATATCTCGTCGGCACGATGATCGAACTGCCGCGTGCGGCGCTCATGGCGGGCGAAATTGCCGAAGTCGGTGAATTCTTCAGCTTCGGCACGAACGACCTTACCCAGACGACGCTGGGCGTCAGCCGCGACGATGCGGGCCGCTTCCTCACGACCTATGTCGACAAGGGCATCTTCGCGCGCGATCCCTTCGTCAGCCTCGATATCGATGGCGTCGGCCAGCTGGTCGAACTGGCGGCAGAGCGGGGCAGGGCCACACGCGCTGACATAAAGCTGGGCATTTGCGGCGAACATGGCGGCGATCCGGCCAGCATCGCGTTTTGCGAGGCTACCGGGCTCGATTACGTCAGTGCCTCGCCCTACCGCGTCCCCATTGCTAGGTTGGCGGCAGCGCAGGCCAGTTTACGCTAG
- the glyS gene encoding glycine--tRNA ligase subunit beta, with translation MSDFLLELRSEEIPARMQAGARAELEKLFRREMDAAGVECGEITVWSTPRRLALIARGLPEATEAVSEELKGPPVGAPDQALDGFCRKAGVDKGNLETRDVKGRATYFAVKNVPGRATKDLLAEAIPAIIRDFSWPKSMRWGAASISTESLRWVRPLSGIVALLGDDVVECEVHGVTSGSVTLGHRFHHSGDITIGNADDYAKKLRAGHVIVDHAERQDLIRSGAAKVASKAGLKLVEDEGLVIENAGLTEWPVPLLGRFEEDFLEVPPETIQLTARVNQKYFVCEDEAGELANAFICTANIEAEDGGARVVDGNRKVLAARLSDARFFWDVDRKKTLAEHAKGLERITFHEKLGTVADKVERVAKLARWLVEEGVVKGADADMAEQAARLAKADLVTEMVGEFPELQGLMGGYYARAEGLPDAVADAIRDHYKPVGQGDEVPSAPVTVAVSLADKLDTLAGFFVIGEKPSGSKDPFALRRAELAIIHLITKNSLRSSWEDLHATASDGHYGSALTARLKRYGEKLLGFDAYRYPDRPDQDDSIGIGPEDVHNWSFEAEKVSRGITDAQKPLSEFLIDRLKVQQREAGVRHDLIDAVFALGGEDDLVRLLARVKALQSFMDTEDGANLLAGYKRAANILKKEDWHGAEGEIARTGEEDPLALVDDPDMKAVIDAKMNERHAKELSYEPETAEKALMDALATSEPAAARAIEAEDFSGAMAALASLRAPIDRFFDEVTVNADEENKRAHRLDLLAAFRAAVHKVADFSRIEG, from the coding sequence ATGAGCGACTTTCTCCTCGAACTGCGCAGCGAAGAAATCCCCGCCCGTATGCAGGCCGGTGCGCGCGCCGAGCTCGAAAAGCTGTTTCGCCGCGAGATGGATGCCGCCGGTGTCGAATGCGGCGAGATCACCGTCTGGTCGACCCCGCGTCGCCTCGCGCTGATTGCGCGCGGCCTGCCGGAAGCCACCGAGGCGGTCAGCGAAGAGTTGAAGGGGCCGCCGGTTGGTGCTCCCGACCAGGCGCTTGATGGTTTCTGCCGCAAGGCGGGCGTCGATAAGGGCAATCTCGAAACGCGCGACGTGAAGGGCAGGGCGACCTATTTCGCCGTGAAGAACGTGCCCGGCCGCGCGACGAAGGACCTGCTCGCCGAGGCGATCCCCGCGATCATCCGCGACTTCAGCTGGCCCAAGTCGATGCGCTGGGGCGCTGCCTCTATCAGCACCGAGAGCCTACGCTGGGTACGCCCGCTGTCGGGCATCGTCGCGCTACTGGGTGACGACGTAGTCGAATGTGAGGTGCATGGCGTTACCTCCGGCTCGGTCACGCTCGGTCACCGCTTCCACCATTCGGGCGACATCACCATCGGCAATGCCGACGATTACGCGAAGAAGCTGCGCGCCGGGCACGTTATCGTAGACCATGCGGAACGGCAGGACCTGATCCGCTCGGGCGCGGCAAAGGTTGCCTCCAAAGCCGGTCTCAAGCTGGTCGAGGACGAGGGGCTGGTGATCGAGAACGCGGGCCTCACCGAATGGCCGGTCCCGCTGCTCGGCCGGTTCGAGGAAGACTTCCTCGAGGTCCCGCCCGAGACGATCCAGCTGACCGCGCGCGTGAACCAGAAGTATTTCGTCTGCGAGGACGAGGCGGGCGAGCTCGCCAACGCTTTCATCTGCACCGCCAATATCGAGGCGGAAGACGGCGGCGCGCGCGTGGTCGACGGCAACCGCAAGGTCCTCGCCGCCCGTCTGTCCGACGCGCGCTTCTTCTGGGACGTCGACCGCAAAAAGACCCTCGCCGAACACGCCAAGGGCCTCGAGCGCATCACCTTCCACGAGAAGCTGGGCACCGTCGCCGACAAGGTCGAACGGGTGGCGAAGCTGGCCCGCTGGCTGGTCGAGGAAGGCGTGGTCAAAGGTGCCGATGCGGACATGGCCGAACAGGCCGCGCGCCTCGCCAAAGCCGACCTCGTCACCGAAATGGTCGGCGAGTTCCCTGAACTGCAGGGCCTCATGGGCGGCTACTACGCCCGCGCCGAGGGTCTGCCCGATGCGGTCGCCGACGCGATCCGCGATCATTACAAGCCGGTCGGGCAGGGCGATGAGGTTCCGAGTGCCCCGGTAACAGTGGCGGTGAGTTTGGCGGACAAGCTGGATACGCTCGCAGGCTTTTTCGTGATCGGCGAGAAGCCCTCTGGCTCAAAGGATCCTTTCGCTCTGAGAAGGGCTGAATTAGCGATTATTCACCTCATCACCAAAAACAGCCTCCGGTCGAGCTGGGAGGATCTACACGCCACAGCGTCTGATGGACACTACGGGAGTGCACTGACCGCTCGTCTCAAGCGCTATGGCGAGAAGCTATTGGGCTTCGACGCCTATCGCTATCCTGACCGACCTGACCAAGATGATTCTATCGGCATCGGTCCTGAGGACGTACACAACTGGTCCTTCGAGGCAGAGAAGGTTAGCCGGGGCATCACTGACGCTCAGAAACCTCTATCAGAATTTCTGATTGACCGCCTCAAGGTCCAGCAGCGCGAGGCGGGCGTTCGCCATGACCTCATCGACGCGGTGTTCGCGCTCGGCGGCGAGGACGATCTCGTCCGCCTGCTCGCGCGGGTGAAGGCGCTCCAGTCCTTTATGGACACCGAGGACGGCGCCAACCTGCTCGCAGGCTACAAGCGTGCCGCCAACATCCTTAAGAAGGAAGACTGGCACGGCGCCGAGGGTGAGATCGCGCGTACCGGCGAGGAAGACCCGTTGGCGCTGGTCGACGATCCCGACATGAAGGCGGTGATCGATGCCAAGATGAACGAGCGTCATGCCAAGGAGCTTTCCTACGAGCCCGAAACGGCTGAAAAGGCGCTGATGGATGCCTTGGCGACTTCGGAGCCGGCGGCGGCGAGGGCCATTGAGGCGGAAGACTTCTCCGGCGCGATGGCGGCTCTCGCTTCCCTGCGCGCACCCATCGACCGTTTCTTCGATGAAGTGACGGTAAATGCGGATGAAGAAAACAAGCGGGCACATCGGCTCGACCTGCTTGCAGCCTTCCGTGCTGCAGTGCACAAAGTCGCCGACTTCTCTCGTATCGAGGGCTAA
- a CDS encoding glycine--tRNA ligase subunit alpha gives MDRNPQKSFQDMILALHDFWSAHGCLILQPYDMRMGAGTFHTATTLRALGPEPWNAAFVQPCRRPTDGRYGENPNRLQHYYQYQVILKPSPPDIQDLYLESLRVIGIDPLKHDIRFVEDDWESPTLGAWGLGWEVWCDGMEVTQFTYFQQMGGFDCKPVAGELTYGLERLAMYIQGVDNVYDLDFNGQGVTYGDVFLENEKQMSKWNFEVAETDALFDLFNKAEAECKNALAHNVPIAAYEQAVEASHIFNLLQARGVISVQERASYMGRVRDLARGACEAHMEKEAPVWAEKYPEWSK, from the coding sequence ATGGACCGCAATCCCCAAAAATCCTTCCAGGATATGATCCTTGCGCTGCACGATTTCTGGAGCGCGCATGGGTGCCTGATTCTCCAGCCCTACGACATGCGTATGGGCGCGGGCACCTTCCACACTGCCACTACGCTGCGCGCGCTGGGGCCGGAGCCGTGGAACGCGGCCTTCGTGCAGCCCTGCCGCCGCCCGACAGATGGTCGCTATGGCGAGAACCCGAACCGCCTGCAGCACTATTACCAGTATCAGGTAATTCTGAAGCCGAGCCCGCCGGACATCCAGGACCTTTACCTTGAAAGCCTGCGCGTGATCGGCATCGATCCACTGAAGCACGATATCCGCTTCGTGGAAGACGACTGGGAAAGCCCGACGTTGGGCGCATGGGGGCTGGGCTGGGAAGTCTGGTGCGACGGGATGGAGGTGACCCAGTTCACCTATTTCCAGCAGATGGGCGGCTTCGACTGCAAGCCTGTCGCGGGCGAGCTGACCTACGGCCTCGAACGCCTCGCCATGTACATCCAGGGCGTCGACAACGTTTATGACCTCGATTTCAACGGGCAGGGCGTCACCTATGGCGACGTCTTCCTCGAGAACGAGAAGCAGATGTCGAAGTGGAATTTCGAGGTCGCGGAGACCGACGCGCTGTTCGACCTGTTCAACAAGGCCGAGGCCGAGTGTAAGAACGCGCTTGCGCACAACGTCCCTATCGCCGCCTACGAGCAGGCGGTGGAGGCGAGCCACATCTTCAACCTCCTCCAGGCGCGCGGGGTGATCAGCGTGCAGGAACGTGCCAGCTACATGGGCCGCGTCCGCGACCTCGCGCGCGGGGCTTGCGAAGCGCATATGGAAAAGGAAGCGCCCGTGTGGGCCGAGAAATATCCGGAGTGGTCGAAATGA